Within the Serratia sp. UGAL515B_01 genome, the region ACTAGACTGTGGCGTGATCACGCCAGAGCAGGTTGCTGCTGGTATTTTTCAGCAGGCATTAGGTTCAGACAAAGAAACTTTGCCTGCGTAGCAGGCTGAGTTTTCGGTATTTTTGTGGCGACATACCAACGTACTTTTGAAAAGTGCTGTAAAAGCGGCTGCTGGAACGAAAGCCAGCAGTCAGCGCAATATCCAGAATGGTTTTATCCGTATCACTCAACAGTGCCCTGACATGATTGATGCGCATTGCGGTGATGTACTGCTTCATAGTCAGTTGCATCACGCGCTGGAAAATACCCATCGCATAATTGGAGTTGAGCTTTACGTGTTCAGCTACGCTGTCAATAGTAAGCGCCTGATCATAGTTATCAGCAATAAACCCCAACATCTGGCTCACATAAAACTGCGCGTGCTTGGAGACGCCGTTCTTGTGAGTGCGGGAAGCTTTATTGAGCAGAATAGGCTGCCAGCCGGAAAGGCTAAAACGCTTGAGCATCACTCCTATTTCATCAATCGCTAATTGCCGGATTTGCTCATCGGAACTGGTGAGTTCTTTCTGCCAACGCCGCACTTCAAAGGCACTGATTTGATGAGATGCCTGCGATTTTACCACCATGCCGTGGGTAACATGGTTGATTAACTCCCGATCCAGAGGCCAAGAGAGAAAAAGATGCATCGGCAAATTCAGAATGGCCATACTCTGACAGTTACCGGGCCGTGTAAGCTGGTGCGGTACACATGCCCAAAATAGCGTGATGTGTCCTTGTTTAAACTGCACCACTTCATCGTTAATCACATATTCTACGTCGCTGTCGAACGGCACATTAACTTCCACTTGACCATGCCAGTGGCTAGACGGCATAGCGAGAGGAGCACGTAACTCAATATCCATCCGTTGATAATCGGAATAGAGCGACAGAGGGCTACGAGCCTCGGGGTCGGTACTGCTGAACATGTCGGGATCGGGCGCTAAAACGCGAACCACAGAGTTTTCCATAGCAATCGTCTTCCTGTTCCTGAATTATCAGAATAATGGCACAGCAGAGGAAGTTTCGGCGGGATCAAGGCCACATCCCAACCATTAGCGTTGCTTTAAATCCCCGGTATTCTCTGCTTTCCTCACCTTTTTATCCCATAAACTCAGATTCAGAAGAGCCATGCGCAAAATCTGAGTTTATGGGAATGCTCAATCAGGAACATGGAAGCGTTACAACTTCGCCTCATGCCACCATGGTGCATCGCTATACGCCACTGGAGAAAGAAGCATGTCGGTCCCCAAAATCACCTTTATCGGTGCTGGCTCTACCATTTTTGTCAAAAACATCCTCGGTGATGTGTTTCACCGTCAGGCCTTCAAATCTGCGCATATCGCGCTGATGGACATTGACGAAACGCGTCTGGAAGAGTCACACATTGTGGTGCGTAAATTGATGGATTCAGCCGGTGCTAACGGACATATCACCTGCCATACCGATCAGAAAACCGCTCTCAAGGCAGCCGATTTTGTGGTTGTCGCATTTCAGATCGGCGGTTATGAACCCTGTACCGTCACGGACTTTGAAGTGTGCAAACGCCACGGCCTGGAACAAACCATTGCCGATACGCTTGGCCCCGGCGGCATCATGCGTGCGTTACGCACTATTCCACATCTGTGGCAGATTTGCGCCGATATGACGGAAGTATGCCCAAATGCCACCATGCTCAATTACGTGAATCCGATGGCCATGAATACCTGGGCTATGTTTGCTCGCTATCCGCAGATTAAACAGGTTGGACTATGCCATTCCGTTCAGGGCACAGCGGAAGAACTAGCACGGGATCTGAATATCGACGCTAGCGAACTACGCTATCGTTGCGCAGGCATTAACCATATGGCCTTCTATCTTGAGCTGGAGAAAAAAGAGGCCAATGGGCGCTACCGCAGCATTTACCCTGACTTGCTGGATGCTTATGCGGCTGGTCAAGCACCGAAAGCGAATATTCACGGTAACCCGCGCTGTCAGAACATTGTGCGTTATGAAATGTTCAAGAAGTTGGGCTACTTTGTGACGGAATCCTCTGAACACTTTGCCGAATATACC harbors:
- a CDS encoding alpha-glucosidase/alpha-galactosidase yields the protein MSVPKITFIGAGSTIFVKNILGDVFHRQAFKSAHIALMDIDETRLEESHIVVRKLMDSAGANGHITCHTDQKTALKAADFVVVAFQIGGYEPCTVTDFEVCKRHGLEQTIADTLGPGGIMRALRTIPHLWQICADMTEVCPNATMLNYVNPMAMNTWAMFARYPQIKQVGLCHSVQGTAEELARDLNIDASELRYRCAGINHMAFYLELEKKEANGRYRSIYPDLLDAYAAGQAPKANIHGNPRCQNIVRYEMFKKLGYFVTESSEHFAEYTPWFIKPGRNDLIERYKVPLDEYPKRCVEQLASWHRELEQYKTAERIDIKQSNEYASTIMNSLWTGEPNVIYGNVRNDGLIDNLPQGCCVEVACLVDANGIRPTKVGKLPSHLAALMQTNINVQTLLTEAILTENKDFVYHAAMLDPHTAAVLGIEEIYALVDDLIAAHGDWLPAWLH
- the melR gene encoding transcriptional regulator MelR; the protein is MENSVVRVLAPDPDMFSSTDPEARSPLSLYSDYQRMDIELRAPLAMPSSHWHGQVEVNVPFDSDVEYVINDEVVQFKQGHITLFWACVPHQLTRPGNCQSMAILNLPMHLFLSWPLDRELINHVTHGMVVKSQASHQISAFEVRRWQKELTSSDEQIRQLAIDEIGVMLKRFSLSGWQPILLNKASRTHKNGVSKHAQFYVSQMLGFIADNYDQALTIDSVAEHVKLNSNYAMGIFQRVMQLTMKQYITAMRINHVRALLSDTDKTILDIALTAGFRSSSRFYSTFQKYVGMSPQKYRKLSLLRRQSFFV